Proteins from one Acidiphilium multivorum AIU301 genomic window:
- a CDS encoding helix-turn-helix domain-containing protein has translation MISSGQLKAARALLGIDQRDLAELSGLSLPTIQRMEASEGVIRGNVDSLMKLLDALDRAGIVVIRPGDVSDASGGRGVRLKSGT, from the coding sequence ATGATTTCTTCCGGCCAGTTGAAGGCGGCGCGCGCCCTGCTCGGCATCGACCAGCGGGATCTGGCGGAATTGTCCGGCCTGTCGCTGCCGACCATCCAGCGGATGGAGGCGAGCGAGGGGGTGATCCGCGGCAATGTCGATTCGCTGATGAAGCTGCTGGACGCGCTGGACCGGGCGGGGATCGTGGTGATCCGGCCGGGCGATGTTTCGGATGCCAGCGGCGGGCGCGGCGTGCGCCTCAAGAGCGGGACGTGA